GATCTCGAACCGCTCGGCACCGATTGGCGTAAACCGTTTCTTGAAGATTCTCCTTATCTTATCGTTGTCTTCAAGAAAGTTTATCGTGTCAGTGAGACACAGCATCTGAAGAACTATTATGTCAACGAATCTGTGGGAATTGCCTCAGGTTTTCTTTTGACAGCAATCCATAATGCCGGATTGGCGGCATTGACACATACGCCAAGTCCCATGGGATTTCTGTCCACGATTTTGAGCCGGCCCCGGAATGAGAAAGCGTTTCTGCTGATTCCTGTGGGCTATCCGGCGGCAGATGCTGAGGTGCCGGTCTTGACGAAGAAGAGTTTTGAGCAAGTGGCAGAGGTGATTTAGATGAAGC
This Candidatus Neomarinimicrobiota bacterium DNA region includes the following protein-coding sequences:
- a CDS encoding nitroreductase family protein, which translates into the protein MSFKPLDYDSLSEDEMLARSKEYFSLMKKRRSVRYFSTREVPFDVIRNVVMTASSAPSGANKQPWTFVIVKDPQTKRKIRLAAEKEEKKFYDHRAPDEWLADLEPLGTDWRKPFLEDSPYLIVVFKKVYRVSETQHLKNYYVNESVGIASGFLLTAIHNAGLAALTHTPSPMGFLSTILSRPRNEKAFLLIPVGYPAADAEVPVLTKKSFEQVAEVI